GGCTATTTTTCCTAGAATAGCGTAGTTTCCAGAACGCCTGAGAACTCGGTTCTGGACACGACCTATGCCCATTTCTTAAAGCTTGCGCATGGAGAGAAATGCGGGACGTTCTGCTGTAGCCACTTATTGAGCACTCGAAAAGTCATTTATAACTCAAAACTGAGAACTCAAAACTAGTGGGAGAAGCGTCCATGCTTGTAGCAGGCGATCGCCCCTCAACGCAAGACACAACACTGTCACACCAACGTCACACCAAAATCAAAATCCTGCCATACCAAAATCAAATCATGGCGCTATGATGAATCCTTGACCGACCTAGCACGAGCGTACAGACGAGTCGCAATGATTGAGGTTGAGCATCTAAGCAAGGTTTACGGAACGATTCCGGCAATCCAAGACGTGACCTTTTCGGTAGAGTCTGGCGAAATTTTGGGCTTCTTAGGGCCGAATGGTGCAGGCAAAACGACCACCATGCGGATTTTAAGCGGCTACCTACCCGCCAGTGGTGGCACGGCAAGAATCGCAGGCCACGATGTCCATGAGGAGTCGATGGCGGTGCGGCAGCGCATTGGCTATCTGCCAGAGAATCCGCCGCTGTATCCCGATATGACGGTTGAGGAATTTCTATATTTTGTGGCACGGCTTAAGCGAGTTCCTGCGGGCGATCGCGCCAAACGGGTGCAAGCGGCGATCGCCCGGTGCAACCTTGAGGAAAAGCAGCAAACGCTGATCCGTAAGCTCTCCAAAGGCTTTCGGCAGCGGGTGGGTATTGCCCAAGCCATCGTTCACGATCCGCCTGTAATTATTTTGGACGAACCGACGGTTGGGCTGGATCCACGCCAAATTATTGATGTTCGTAACCTGATTAAGAGTCTGGCGGGTCAACACACGATCATTTTGTCTACCCATATCCTGCCGGAAGTGAGCATGACCTGTAGCCGGGTCGCCATCATTAATCGGGGACGAGTTGTGGCGACCAATACCCCAGAGGAGTTGGTGCAGCAGTTAACCGGAGGGCAGCGATACACCCTAGAGGTGGCAGGTTCCCCGGAGGCTATTCAGTCGGTGCTGCAAGCGGTGCCGGGGGTCACGGCGGTTGAGGCGATCGCCCCATCGGACGAGAGCGATCGCCATCAGTTTCAGCTTGATCTCGCCCCCGATAGCGATCCCGGTCGGGAGATTGCGGCGGCGGTGGTGCAGTCTGGATTTGGTCTATACGAAATGCGGCGGAGTCGAGCCAGTTTGGAAGATGTGTTCCTCCAACTCACCATGACGGAGAAATCGACCCCAGAATCGGCAGCAGCGATCGCAACTGCACAACAAACACCCGCCTCAGGGGAGGATGCCTCCACAAGCGAGAGGATCGATTCGGCCAAACCTGGTTCTGGATTTGGGGGATTTTTCAGTCGGTTTCGACCTGCACCCAGTGAGTCCCAGGAGGCTCAGGTAGATGAGCCTGCATCCGATAATTCTGAAGGAGCAGACGAGCATCATGGATAACGTGCAAAGCGTGTTTGGCAGCATCATTGCAATTTACCGCAAAGAGCTTCGGAGCTACTTTGCCTCCCCCTTTGCCTACGTGATTGCGGCAGTCTTTTGGTTTTTGGGTGCGCTGTTCTTTAACTCGATTTTGGGTCAACTCATTTCCAGTGTTGCCCTCCAAGACAGTCTCGGCGGCGGCAGTGAACCACTGGATCTGCCAGGTCAGTTTCTGGCGATCTATCTGGGCATCCTGGGATCCCTATCCCTCTTCGTGTTGCCGATGCTATCCATGGGACTCTACACCGAGGAACGCAAGCGCGGAACTTTAGAACTCTTGGCGACTTCACCGATTGCCAATTGGTCGGTTGCGGTCGGCAAACTGTTGGGAGCGGTCACCTTTTACTTCACCCTCACCCTTCCCTTTATGGTGTACGAGGCGATCGCCATTTCAGCCGCCGATCCATCCATGTCCTTTGCTCAACTTCTGCTGGGACACTTAGCGTTGATCCTCCTTGCCGCTGCCGTGCTGTCGTTGGGAATGTTTATTTCGTCCCTAACGGATAGTGCAATTCTGGCGGCGATCCTCACCTTTGGCCTGATGCTTCTGCTGTGGGTAACAGACCTCATTTCCAGAAGTGTGTCCGGGCCATTAGGAGATGCGATCGGGCATTTATCGTTGCTCAATCACTACACCCAAATTACCCAAGGCGTGCTGGATACGAGCAGTCTTGTGTGGTTTGCAAGCTATATTTTTCTGGGTGTGTTCCTCACCGCCCAGTCCATCGAAGCCTTCCGATTCCAGCGCTCTTAGGGAACATAGCCGCGATGAAGCGAACCATCGATTGGAAATCTTTAAAATTTTTGTTTTGGCTAGCTCCGGTGCTAGTTACCGCTGGTCTCACCGTTGGTTTCTTAAGTGGGTGGGGCATTGCGGCTTTTGTGCTGCTGGCCTTGGGGCTATGGGTGGCGATCGCCTGGGTTGTTGTAGAAACGCGCGGCGGATTTTGGCAACGACGGTCTACCCAAGTGGGCACCAATGCCGTGATCGCAACGGTGTCTGTTCTGGTCATTCTCGGACTGATCAACTTCTTAGGCGTGCGCTATTCCCACCAATTTGACCTCACGGAAGGCCAACTCTACACGTTAGCCCCCCAAACCCAGGAGGTTTTACAGGAGTTGGACACTCCCACCAAAGTTTGGGTCTTTTCACCCACTCCCAACCCCAACGACGAAAAGCTGTTGGAAAACTATGCCCGGACTAGTGATCAATTTACGTTTGAGTATGTTGATCCCCAAGCCAATCCGGTAATGGCGCGAGATTTTGGAGTGACAACACCCGGAGAAGTCTACATCGAAAGTGGG
This genomic window from Synechococcales cyanobacterium T60_A2020_003 contains:
- a CDS encoding ABC transporter ATP-binding protein; translated protein: MIEVEHLSKVYGTIPAIQDVTFSVESGEILGFLGPNGAGKTTTMRILSGYLPASGGTARIAGHDVHEESMAVRQRIGYLPENPPLYPDMTVEEFLYFVARLKRVPAGDRAKRVQAAIARCNLEEKQQTLIRKLSKGFRQRVGIAQAIVHDPPVIILDEPTVGLDPRQIIDVRNLIKSLAGQHTIILSTHILPEVSMTCSRVAIINRGRVVATNTPEELVQQLTGGQRYTLEVAGSPEAIQSVLQAVPGVTAVEAIAPSDESDRHQFQLDLAPDSDPGREIAAAVVQSGFGLYEMRRSRASLEDVFLQLTMTEKSTPESAAAIATAQQTPASGEDASTSERIDSAKPGSGFGGFFSRFRPAPSESQEAQVDEPASDNSEGADEHHG
- a CDS encoding ABC transporter permease, whose product is MQSVFGSIIAIYRKELRSYFASPFAYVIAAVFWFLGALFFNSILGQLISSVALQDSLGGGSEPLDLPGQFLAIYLGILGSLSLFVLPMLSMGLYTEERKRGTLELLATSPIANWSVAVGKLLGAVTFYFTLTLPFMVYEAIAISAADPSMSFAQLLLGHLALILLAAAVLSLGMFISSLTDSAILAAILTFGLMLLLWVTDLISRSVSGPLGDAIGHLSLLNHYTQITQGVLDTSSLVWFASYIFLGVFLTAQSIEAFRFQRS